Proteins from a genomic interval of Yarrowia lipolytica chromosome 1E, complete sequence:
- a CDS encoding uncharacterized protein (Truncated form of YALI0E23496g, similar to uniprot|P16892 Saccharomyces cerevisiae YBL016w FUS3 mitogen-activated protein kinase (MAP kinase)), with amino-acid sequence MVGEGAYGIVCSALHTPSGQKVAIKKITPFGRSMFCLRTLREIKLLRHFSHENIIGILDVQKPASFESFNEVYLIQELMDTDLHRVIRTQELSDDHCQYFVYQTLRAIKALHSANVLHRDLKPSNLLLNASCDLKICDFGLARSAASTEDNFGFMTEYVATRWYRAPEIMLTFKEYTKAIDMWSIGCILAEMLGGRPLFPGRDYHSQLTMILDVLGTPTMEDYYSVKSRRAREYIRSLPFKKKLPFSQLFPKANPLAIDLLEKLLTFNPAKRITVEEALVHPYLEQYHDADDEPTAEPIPDEFFDFDRNKDELSVEQLKTLIYNEIMYWKRP; translated from the coding sequence ATGGTCGGAGAAGGCGCATATGGCATTGTGTGTTCCGCGTTGCACACGCCCTCCGGCCAGAAAGTGGCAATCAAAAAGATCACGCCGTTTGGCCGGTCCATGTTCTGTCTCCGGACTCTACGAGagatcaagctgctgcGCCACTTCAGCCACGAAAACATCATTGGCATTCTGGACGTGCAAAAGCCCGCGTCCTTCGAGTCCTTTAACGAGGTCTACCTCATTCAGGAGCTCATGGACACAGATCTGCATCGGGTGATCCGAACCCAGGAGCTGTCCGACGACCACTGCCAGTACTTTGTGTACCAGACGCTGCGAGCCATCAAGGCACTGCACTCGGCAAACGTGTTGCATCGGGACCTCAAGCCCAGCAACCTGCTCCTAAACGCGTCGTGTGACCTCAAGATTTGCGACTTTGGCCTGGCCCGATCGGCAGCGTCCACCGAAGACAACTTTGGCTTCATGACCGAGTACGTGGCGACCCGGTGGTACAGAGCGCCCGAAATCATGCTCACGTTCAAGGAGTACACAAAGGCCATTGACATGTGGTCGATTGGGTGCATTTTGGCAGAGATGCTGGGCGGCCGGCCTCTGTTCCCTGGCAGAGACTACCACTCGCAACTGACCATGATTCTGGACGTTCTGGGCACACCCACCATGGAAGACTACTACTCGGTCAAGTCGCGGCGTGCACGGGAGTACATCCGGTCGCTGCcgttcaagaagaagctgccGTTTTCGCAGCTGTTCCCCAAGGCGAATCCTCTGGCAATTGATCTgcttgagaagctgctgaCGTTCAACCCGGCCAAGCGAATCaccgtggaggaggctctggtGCACCCGTATCTGGAGCAGTACCATGATGCCGACGATGAGCCTACCGCCGAACCCATTCCCGACGAGTTTTTCGACTTTGACCGGAATAAGGATGAGCTGAGtgtggagcagctcaagacACTGATTTACAACGAGATCATGTACTGGAAGAGGCCGTAA
- a CDS encoding uncharacterized protein (Compare to YALI0E23408g, similar to Saccharomyces cerevisiae PEP5 (YMR231W); ancestral locus Anc_8.761, similar to uniprot|P12868 Saccharomyces cerevisiae YMR231w PEP5 vacuolar biogenesis protein), translating into MTSCMHPVRYNVRKANLAISDARQPTQNVHVGCEYRVESWVDRSGVTQTSSIYKSSVSVVLRFFLFYSVTNYSSPTNELTQWRQFSFFDFTPIRDPYSGTDEALYSDSRLTAIAPGVDLVFYASGTTIKAFDKDLQVQRHFEAYDKGWTVSRIKYLDGTGLLLTVGELLGQPTTLKLWKLGPDNTQKSHAVVPVSNGGNTQPLTAMAISADFGTIALGFGNGAVIMVRGDMIRDRGHKQRLVYDSSGPVTGLHMTENDSLVYVTTVSQILTVPTSGKNPGRAEKVLDSAAGADVGCSVLENDGRGSDLVVARTSGLQYYSIHGKGPKLDFDVAKKQVYKHGAYLAVATLENSVNRILVVNPEYKYIAFSGALSSASRTMFTQWGQLHVLDTSGMLYRIEEKRISDQIEVLMARNLYSMAVDFAVKHNVPKSELLAIHQRYAQYLYDKGEYAGSMDEYVACLGLDDTATSRVILKFSDSQLVAQLTRYLEEIYDRGLASPQHTGLLLNTYAKQKDTASIERFIETTANSKSYDPEMAIRIFRQSGYHAQAAYLAALHGEHYLAVQIKIELQDYKGALRYAESLSPEDAIRVAIDYGKTLLDVFPNETTALLIKLFTGQYRPKSYDISSHDTAATTAEEEEEGMSSRLTAPVLQSYRAFVSYMGVSEKEQVTVSDDDDESRPQYIPPRPNLIFPAFVSHPYEFIIFLEAYLAEYDRLGSEKDKKEIVCTLFEMYLNLYEQHKDEEWENKAREIGAEYQHYIDPNTMLLLSHLSSFKEGYVMANTYNKEASSGFKTDLLRSCIASGKTEDVVQALHTYGPTEPELYPIALNYFVSSQQVLDETKDEFVATLAKIRQDRLMSPLQVIQALSHSSVATVGLVKDYLLEVIEGEKTSINNNKLLSDSYQKETAAKKSSVDKLREEISVIQATSCNTCKMTLDHPSVHFLCKHSFHQRCLNAVDGENPDCPVCGNDLDALKAIRRAQTDVGERGDLLTAALDSAENKFKVVSDFYGRGAMEKVNYV; encoded by the coding sequence ATGACCTCCTGCATGCACCCCGTGCGATATAATGTGCGTAAGGCCAATCTGGCGATATCAGACGCACGACAACCAACACAAAATGTCCATGTCGGCTGTGAGTATCGCGTGGAGAGCTGGGTCGACCGGTCAGGAGTGACGCAAACATCATCTATATATAAGAGCTCGGTTTCCGTCGTCTTGcgcttttttcttttctaCTCGGTCACCAACTactcatctccaaccaaCGAACTGACACAGTGGCGCCAATTTTCCTTCTTTGACTTCACGCCAATAAGAGACCCGTATTCGGGCACGGATGAGGCTCTGTACTCGGATTCGCGGCTCACGGCGATTGCTCCGGGCGTGGATCTGGTCTTCTATGCGTCTGGAACCACCATCAAGGCCTTTGACAAGGATCTCCAAGTCCAACGACACTTTGAGGCCTACGACAAGGGCTGGACGGTTTCCCGGATCAAGTATCTGGATGGCACGGGGCTGCTACTGACCGTCGgcgagctgctgggccaACCTACGACTCTCAAGTTGTGGAAACTGGGGCCCGACAATACGCAAAAAAGCCATGCGGTGGTGCCTGTCAGCAACGGCGGCAACACGCAGCCACTAACAGCCATGGCAATTTCAGCGGACTTTGGCACAATTGCGCTGGGGTTCGGCAACGGAGCGGTCATCATGGTCAGAGGAGACATGATTCGAGATCGCGGACACAAGCAGCGTCTGGTCTACGATAGCAGTGGGCCGGTCACGGGGCTGCACATGACCGAAAACGACTCGTTGGTCTACGTGACGACCGTCAGTCAAATCCTGACTGTTCCAACGTCAGGAAAGAATCCGGGACGGGCCGAAAAGGTGCTGGATTCGGCTGCAGGAGCAGACGTGGGCTGTTCGGTGCTTGAAAACGATGGCCGAGGAAGCGATCTCGTGGTGGCTCGAACTTCGGGATTGCAATACTACTCAATCCATGGCAAGGGCCCCAAGCTGGACTTTGATGTGGCCAAAAAACAGGTCTACAAGCACGGAGCGTATCTCGCCGTGGCCACGTTGGAGAACTCGGTAAACCGAATTCTGGTGGTCAACcccgagtacaagtacattgcgTTCAGCGGAGCACTTTCATCCGCTTCCAGAACAATGTTCACCCAATGGGGCCAGCTGCATGTGCTAGACACCTCTGGAATGCTCTACCGAATCGAGGAGAAGCGCATTTCGGACCAGATTGAGGTTCTGATGGCCCGAAACCTCTACTCCATGGCGGTGGACTTTGCCGTCAAGCACAATGTTCCCAAATCCGAGCTGCTCGCAATCCATCAGCGGTATGCACAGTACCTGTATGACAAGGGCGAGTATGCTGGCTCTATGGATGAGTATGTCGCGTGTCTGGGCCTCGACGATACTGCCACATCACGGGTGATTCTCAAGTTCTCCGACTCGCAACTCGTGGCTCAACTAACGCGATACCTGGAGGAAATCTATGACCGAGGACTtgcttctcctcaacacacgggtctgctgctcaacacGTACGCCAAGCAGAAGGATACGGCTTCAATTGAGCGGTTCATCGAGACCACGGCCAACTCCAAGTCTTATGATCCCGAAATGGCCATTAGAATCTTCCGACAGAGCGGATACCACGCCCAGGCAGCCTACCTTGCTGCTCTTCATGGAGAACACTATCTTGCTGTCCAGATCAAGATTGAGCTGCAGGACTACAAGGGTGCTCTTCGGTATGCTGAGTCCTTGAGTCCCGAAGACGCAATTCGAGTTGCTATTGATTATGGAAAGACATTGTTGGACGTGTTCCCCAACGAGACTACAGCTCTTCTCATCAAGCTCTTCACGGGCCAGTATCGACCTAAGTCATACGACATTTCGTCCCATGATACTGCTGCCACgactgccgaggaggaggaggaaggcATGAGCTCTCGACTCACCGCTCCTGTTCTACAGTCGTACCGGGCTTTTGTGTCGTACATGGGCGTCtctgagaaggagcaggtgACTGTTtcggacgacgacgacgagtctcGACCTCAGTAcattcctcctcgtcccaATCTCATCTTCCCTGCCTTTGTTTCGCATCCCTACGAGTTCATCATCTTTCTGGAGGCGTATCTGGCCGAGTACGACCGTCTTGGCTCGGaaaaggacaagaaggaaattGTCTGCACCTTGTTTGAaatgtacttgaacttgtacgAGCAGCACAAGGACGAAGAGTGGGAAAACAAGGCTCGAGAGATCGGAGCCGAGTACCAGCATTACATTGACCCCAACACGatgcttcttctttctcacCTGTCATCTTTCAAGGAGGGCTATGTCATGGCCAATACCTACAACAAGGAAGCCTCCAGTGGCTTCAAAACCGATCTGTTGCGATCGTGTATTGCAAGTGGGAAGACCGAGGATGTTGTCCAGGCTCTGCATACCTATGGGCCCACTGAGCCCGAGCTGTATCCCATTGCTCTCAACTATTTTGTTTCGTCTCAGCAAGTTTTGGACGAAACTAAGGACGAGTTTGTGGCTACTTTGGCAAAGATTCGGCAGGATCGGCTCATGTCTCCTCTGCAGGTCATTCAGGCCTTGTCCCATTCTTCTGTGGCGACTGTGGGACTCGTCAAGGACTACCTACTTGAGGTTATTGAGGGAGAGAAGACATCCATtaacaacaacaagctgctgtCTGACTCGTACCAAAAGGAAACGGCTGCTAAGAAGTCTTCTGTCGACAAGCTCAGAGAAGAGATTTCCGTCATCCAGGCCACCTCCTGCAACACATGCAAGATGACTTTGGATCATCCCTCGGTGCACTTTCTGTGCAAGCACTCGTTCCATCAGCGGTGTCTCAATGCGGTGGACGGCGAGAATCCCGACTGTCCGGTGTGTGGCAACGATCTGGATGCGCTGAAGGCCATCAGACGGGCCCAGACTGATGTTGGAGAGCGAGGAGATTTGTTGACCGCTGCTCTCGACTCTGCTGAGAACAAGTTCAAGGTGGTGTCTGATTTCTACGGAAGGGGAGCTATGGAGAAGGTGAATTACGTGTGA
- a CDS encoding uncharacterized protein (Compare to YALI0E23430g, similar to uniprot|Q10138 Schizosaccharomyces pombe), with protein sequence MPSVSSTASSRQSNEGRFDTLTPDQQERLKQMWSVLLAAMEIAEPQAPAASPTFDPKPLVPKLLGDMTSKEIRLVLWNLSRTMTIDNMLLRFLRARQFDVAKSVEMLGRTLHWRLKESGLDELQFRGEIGALKSNDVEFMTQLRSKKAYIHGRDKCGRPVVRITPRLHSKDKQSPQCIEKFTLHLFESTLLMLDEKVDTIVFLFDMTGFSLFNMDYAYVKYVLKCFEAYYPESLGLVLIHNSPWVFSGVWNIIKGWIDPNVAQKIKFTKNVKALQEYIDIEQIPADIGGKDTFKYEYPEPRNSEGDKLQDHAGREQALNERSALCQQLEQNTIEWVQCSAGSEKQVLDTRRDLTNKLKVQYWNLDCYVRAPCVCDRLGQIHPVMA encoded by the coding sequence aTGCCATCAGTATCCTCCaccgcctcctccagacagTCCAACGAAGGCCGATTCGACACCCTGACCCCCGACCAGCAGGAACGGCTCAAGCAAATGTGGTCGGTTCTGCTGGCGGCCATGGAGATCGCGGAGCCCCAGGCGCCCGCCGCGTCGCCCACGTTCGATCCCAAGCCGCTGGTCCccaagctgctgggcgACATGACCTCCAAGGAGATCCGTCTGGTTCTGTGGAACCTGTCGCGCACCATGACCATTGACAACATGCTGCTGCGGTTTCTGCGGGCCCGCCAGTTCGACGTGGCCAAGTCGGTCGAGATGCTGGGAAGGACTCTGCACTGGCGACTCAAGGAGTCCGGATTGGACGAGCTGCAGTTCCGAGGCGAGATCGGAGCTCTCAAGTCCAACGACGTGGAGTTCATGACCCAGCTGCGATCCAAGAAGGCATACATCCACGGCCGAGACAAGTGTGGACGGCCCGTGGTGCGAATCACGCCCCGTCTGCACTCCAAGGACAAGCAGAGCCCCCAGTGCATCGAAAAGTTCACCCTGCACCTGTTTGAAAGCACGTTGCTCATGTTGGACGAAAAGGTCGACACCATTGTCTTCCTCTTCGACATGACCGGCTTCTCGCTCTTCAACATGGACTACGCATACGTCAAGTACGTGCTCAAGTGCTTCGAGGCCTACTACCCTGAGTCACTCGGCCTTGTGCTCATCCACAACTCGCCCTGGGTCTTCTCCGGCGTGTGGAACATCATCAAGGGCTGGATCGACCCCAACGTGGCCCAGAAAATCAAGTTCACCAAGAACGTCAAGGCCCTGCAGGAGTACATTGACATTGAGCAAATCCCCGCCGATATCGGAGGCAAGGACACCttcaagtacgagtacccCGAGCCCCGCAACTCCGAGGGCGACAAGCTGCAGGACCACGCGGGCCGAGAACAGGCTCTCAACGAGCGGTCGGCCCTGTGTCAGCAGCTGGAACAGAACACAATCGAGTGGGTGCAATGCTCGGCAGGCTCGGAAAAGCAGGTGCTCGACACCCGACGGGACCTCACAaacaagctcaaggtcCAGTACTGGAACCTGGATTGCTACGTCCGAGCGCCCTGCGTGTGTGATCGACTTGGACAGATCCATCCTGTCATGGCTTAA
- a CDS encoding uncharacterized protein (Compare to YALI0E23474g, uniprot|O74129 Yarrowia lipolytica alkane utilisation CYP52 family member) encodes MIIIETLIGAVVFVAVYVAFVKLDYYRRKAKFETSDMPVAYNGLLGWKGLRHMLTVFNNDIGPVGWREVFATYGKTLKYYAFPSNTILTYDPDNIKAMLATQFKDFSLGLRKEALAPSLGYGIFTLDGSSWSHSRALLRPQFSREQISRLESVETHVQEMMSCIDRNQGAYFDIQRLFFSLAMDTATDFLLGEAVGNLQEILHPEMPRTGTTFQVAFDRAQRLGSLRIICQEAFWVVGSLFWRRDFNNTNQHIHDYVDRYVDKALLARKEKSEIYTNPDKYIFLYELARETTNKITLRDQVLNILIAGRDTTASTLSWIFMELAKKPDIFHKLREAILNDFGTSCESISFESLKKCDYLRQVLNEGLRLHPVVPVNLRVAVRDTTLPRGGGPQGDKPIFVAKGQKINYAIFWTHRDKEYWGEDAEEFRPERWETTSGGALGKGWEFLPFNGGPRICLGQQFALTEMGYVITRLLQEYSDISIQPSDAAVKVRHSLTMCSAQGINISLTRAKEE; translated from the coding sequence ATGATTATCATCGAAACGCTCATTGGAGCGGTCGTTTTTGTGGCCGTGTACGTGGCGTTTGTCAAGCTCGACTACTACCGACGAAAAGCCAAGTTTGAGACCTCAGACATGCCGGTCGCGTACAATGGCTTACTGGGCTGGAAGGGTCTCCGGCACATGTTGACCGTGTtcaacaacgacattgGGCCGGTTGGGTGGCGGGAGGTGTTCGCCACGTACGGAAAGACCCTCAAGTACTACGCTTTCCCCTCCAACACCATTTTGACCTACGACCCCGATAACATCAAAGCCATGCTGGCGACCCAGTTCAAGGACTTTTCGCTGGGTCTTCGAAAGGAGGCCCTGGCTCCGTCGCTGGGCTACGGAATCTTCACTCTTGACGGGTCGTCGTGGTCGCATTCCCGCGCTCTTTTGCGGCCCCAGTTTTCGCGAGAGCAGATTTCTCGGCTCGAATCTGTCGAAACTCATGTGCAGGAAATGATGAGTTGCATTGACAGAAACCAGGGTGCCTATTTCGACATTCAgcggctcttcttctccctgGCTATGGACACGGCGACAGATTTCCTCCTGGGGGAAGCTGTGGGCAATCTGCAAGAAATCCTGCATCCGGAAATGCCCCGAACAGGAACCACCTTCCAGGTGGCGTTTGACCGAGCACAGAGACTCGGGTCGCTGCGAATCATCTGTCAGGAAGCCTTTTGGGTCGTGGGAAGCCtgttctggagaagagactTCAATAATACCAACCAGCATATCCACGACTATGTTGATCGGTACGTCGACAAGGCTCTTCTCGCTCGAAAAGAAAAGTCCGAAATCTATACCAATCCCGACAAGTACATCTTTTTGTATGAGCTGGCTCGAGAAACCACAAACAAGATCACTTTGCGGGACCAGGTGCTGAACATTCTGATTGCTGGACGAGATACTACGGCATCCACTTTGTCGTGGATCTTCATGGAGCTTGCCAAGAAGCCGGATATCTTCCACAAGCTGAGAGAAGCAATTTTGAACGACTTTGGCACTTCCTGTGAGTCCATCTCTTTCGAGAGTCTCAAGAAGTGCGATTATTTGCGCCAGGTGCTCAATGAAGGTCTCAGATTGCACCCTGTGGTTCCTGTCAATCTGCGGGTCGCGGTTAGAGACACCACTCTtcctcgaggaggaggtcctCAAGGAGACAAGCCCATCTTTGTTGCCAAGGGTCAGAAGATCAACTACGCCATTTTCTGGACCCACAGAGACAAGGAGTACTGGGGAGAAGATGCTGAGGAGTTCCGGCCTGAAAGATGGGAAACCACATCCGGGGGAGCTCTAGGAAAGGGCTGGGAGTTTCTGCCGTTCAATGGAGGACCCCGGATCTGTCTTGGTCAGCAGTTTGCCCTCACAGAGATGGGATATGTCATCACTAGACTGCTTCAGGAGTATAGTGACATTAGTATCCAGCCGTCGGATGCTGCTGTCAAGGTCAGACATTCTCTGACCATGTGTAGCGCCCAGGGTATTAACATCTCGCTGACCAGAGCCAAGGAAGAGTGA
- a CDS encoding uncharacterized protein (Compare to YALI0E23386g, highly similar to uniprot|Q05498 Sacharomyces cerevisiae, similar to Saccharomyces cerevisiae FCF1 (YDR339C); ancestral locus Anc_5.392) yields the protein MGKAAKTRKFAATKRMIKATDPRLKKNKEDIEAQAAKKNKEEELVREVPRVSSALFFQYNEAIKPPYQVLIDTNFINFSIQKKLDIHRAMMDCLYAKANPIVTDCVMAELEKLGPKYRIALKLARDPRIKRLTCTHKGTYADDCLVNRVLQHKCYIVATNDQDLKRRLRKVPGIPLMGVGNKGYVIERLPDVF from the coding sequence ATGGGAAAAGCCGCCAAGACCCGAAAGTTTGCCGCGACCAAGCGGATGATCAAGGCCACGGACCCGCgactcaagaagaacaaggaggacattgaAGCGCAGGCAGCaaagaagaacaaggaggaggagctggttCGAGAGGTGCCTCGAGTGTCGTCGGCGCTCTTCTTCCAATACAACGAGGCCATCAAGCCGCCCTACCAGGTGCTTATTGATACGAATTTCATAAACTTCAGCATCCAGAAAAAGCTGGACATTCACAGAGCCATGATGGACTGTCTGTACGCCAAAGCCAACCCCATTGTCACTGACTGCGTCATGGcggagttggagaagctgggGCCCAAGTACAGAATTGCGCTCAAGCTGGCCCGAGACCCCCGAATCAAACGGCTCACGTGCACCCACAAGGGCACCTATGCCGATGATTGTCTGGTGAACCGAGTGCTGCAGCACAAGTGCTACATTGTTGCCACCAACGATCAGGATCTCAAGCGACGGCTCCGAAAGGTGCCCGGTATTCCGCTCATGGGCGTGGGAAACAAGGGATATGTCATTGAGCGTCTTCCCGATGTTTTCTAA
- a CDS encoding uncharacterized protein (Compare to YALI0E23452g, similar to DEHA0E25410g Debaryomyces hansenii): MEIASYIQGSSESRAPANSSSKRRIILNAFMQNTPNHLAPGLWRHPESSASKINTLSYWTDLIQELEAAKFHAVFLADVAGVYDVYQGNMETAVRSASQFPDNDPLYLVPAMAAVTKSIGFAITSSTTYDHPYGLARRYSTVDHLSDGRLGWNVVTSYLESGAQNHGLDTQLPHDERYAVAEEYMDVVYKLWEASWRDDAVKLDKQTNTYTDPNLVKYIDHKGKYFPSVPGPHIVEPSKQRTPVIFQAGMSSAGRKFAAKHAEGIFITGNSPQATRKTADEMRRLAAEFGRAPESVKLFALVFICVDETQEKAEAKYEELKQYVDLEGALVLFGGWFGLDVSVYDDEQDLRHVSDNKVLAGAVSAWANTSRVGPDVLWNKWRVAEEFAFGGRGDVIVGDPKTVCDRLESWVEDGDVDGFNLVHAIVPGTYRDIAKWVIPELQRRDRFWADYDVPGGTLRENLFGRAKIFPDHPAGQYKWEEGEFPLTKSDKSENGNGVNGDEPATKKQKI; this comes from the coding sequence ATGGAAATCGCGTCCTACATCCAGGGCTCTTCCGAGTCCCGAGCCCCCGCCAACTCGAGCTCCAAGCGACGAATCATTCTCAATGCCTTCATGCAAAACACCCCCAACCATCTTGCGCCGGGGCTGTGGCGTCATCCCGAGAGCTCAGCCTCAAAGATCAACACTCTGAGCTACTGGACCGACCTCATCCaagagctggaggccgCCAAGTTCCACGCCGTCTTTCTGGCCGATGTCGCCGGCGTCTATGACGTGTATCAGGGCAACATGGAGACAGCGGTTCGTTCGGCCTCCCAGTTCCCCGATAACGATCCTCTATATCTGGTTCCTGCCATGGCGGCTGTGACCAAGTCGATTGGTTTTGCaatcacctcctccaccacctaTGACCACCCCTACGGCCTCGCCCGTCGATACTCTACCGTGGACCATCTCTCCGACGGCCGGCTGGGCTGGAATGTCGTCACTTCGTATCTCGAAAGCGGAGCACAGAACCACGGTCTAGACACCCAACTGCCCCACGATGAGCGGTACGCTGTGGCCGAAGAGTACATGGACGTGGTGTACAAGCTGTGGGAGGCCTCGTGGAGAGACGACGCGGTCAAGTTGGACAAGCAAACCAACACCTATACCGACCCCAACCTCGTCAAGTACATTGACCATAAGGGCAAGTATTTCCCATCAGTTCCCGGTCCTCATATTGTCGAGCCATCCAAGCAACGCACTCCGGTCATTTTTCAGGCCGGCATGTCTTCTGCCGGACGCAAGTTCGCCGCCAAACACGCCGAGGGCATTTTTATCACTGGCAACTCGCCGCAAGCAACCCGTAAGACCGCTGACGAGATGCGACGTCTGGCGGCCGAGTTCGGGCGGGCTCCCGAGTCGGTCAAGCTATTTGCTCTTGTTTTCATCTGCGTCGACGAGACccaggagaaggccgaggccaagtatgaggagctcaagcaATATGTGGATCTGGAGGGAGCCCTGGTGCTGTTTGGCGGCTGGTTTGGGCTTGACGTGTCTGTTTACGACGACGAGCAGGATCTGCGCCACGTCTCCGACAACAAGGTGcttgctggagctgtttcaGCCTGGGCAAACACCTCCCGAGTCGGGCCCGACGTGTTGTGGAACAAATGGAGGGTGGCTGAGGAGTTTGCGtttggaggacgaggagacgTGATTGTTGGCGACCCTAAGACGGTGTGTGACCGGCTGGAGAGCTGGGTGGAAGACGGTGATGTGGATGGCTTCAATCTCGTGCACGCCATTGTACCGGGCACCTACAGAGACATTGCCAAGTGGGTGATTCCCGAGCTGCAGCGGCGAGACCGGTTCTGGGCCGACTACGACGTGCCTGGAGGGACGCTCCGGGAGAATCTCTTTGGACGGGCCAAGATCTTCCCCGACCACCCTGCCGGACAGTACAAGTGGGAAGAGGGGGAGTTTCCCTTGACCAAGAGTGACAAGAGTGAGAACGGCAATGGAGTCAATGGAGATGAGCCCGCTACtaagaaacaaaaaatcTGA